The Pseudomonadales bacterium region GCCTCAACATTGTACCTAAGCCCGGTCACGGTGTTGCGGTTCGCTTACTGCCAGACAATGCACCATTGCAGCAACGCATTGCAGGCATGGATGGCCTCACCATGTACGATGCTGAAACCATAGAGTATATGCAAACACAGCATGCCGAGGTAGAACAGCGACTGGGCAAACTGCGCGCGAGGCTTAAACCTCTGTGCTACAGCGTATACCCAAATTTATCCTTATTGTGGCCGAATAGCACTCTGCGCGTTAGCCACCCGCGCGGCGCGGGTAAAACCGAGTATTGGAGCTGGTGGGTGGTTGATAAAGATATTCCCGACGCGATTAAGCTGAAGCTGCAAAAAAACTATACCTTTTTATTTGGCCCAGGCGGGCTGTTAGAGCAGGAAGACAGCGAGGCTTGGTCGCAACAATATATTGGTAACTGCACCGACTACGCTGACGACCAGCATCTGTTTTTTGGCTTAGGTGCTGGCGAGGAATATCCACACCCCGAGCTTCCCGGCATGGCGGGCAATATTGTTAATGAGTTTTACGCCCGTGAGTTTTATACCCGTTGGCGCCATGAATTAGAACAGGGTATGCAAAGCGATCAGAGTCACGACGCCTTGCTCGCTTTTAACCGATTGGATTAAGCCTATGAAAGCTGTGACATCTGTTAAACAATACTTGGCGATTCAACAATTTTATTATCATGAAGCACGATTACTGGATAGCCGGCAATATCAAACCTGGATGGACCTACTGGCACCCGGCATCGAATATACCATGCCGAATCGTGCCAATACTGGCACCAATATACGTTTAAAAAACAAAGAAGAAATGCTGTGCTTGCAAACCGAGTTAAGTCGAGGCATTGAGCCACCGCTGCGCGATGACGACTTTATGACGCTAACGTTTCGTGCCAACCGCCCAACCAGCGCGACAGCCATTGCCGACAACCCCTTACTGCGAACCGTGCGTTTGGTTAGCAATATAGAGGCGTATCAGCAAAGCAGAAAATCGTTTCAGGTGTTTAACAATGTGTCTTTGTCTTATAGCAGACACGGCCAGGATAATTATCAATTTTATTTTCAACGTCGCGATGTTTTAACCAAGATTAAAGGTGAGATACGCTTGCTGAAGCGCGAGATCATTTTGGATTGGAATATTATTACCGCACCCACGGTTGCATTGATACTTTAAATTGAAACTTTAAATTGAAACTTTAAATTGAAACTTTAAATTGATACTTTAAGGCGCAAACTATGCTGTTTAGACTATGCCTGTGGCTCTTAGCCAAACGCATTCAATACCTCACTGACACGCATCCACAGTTTCAACAGCTCATTGCTCGCAGAGCCTGTGTGATCAGTTTTGAACTGGCTAACAGTTCCGCCTGTCGCTACTTTGAGTTCAAGTGGGGCAAAGTGAACTCTGAGGCAAAGCGCCACAGTCATGCCAGTTTGAGCTTTCAAATTAGCTCGGCTAAGGATTTTCGTTACCTACTGTGGATTATGGCGAAAGATCCACACAATAAAAGCCAAATGATTACCTTAATCCGGCAGGCAAAAATACGCTTTGCTGGTGATATGTCGCAGCTTACTTGGTTTATGCAGATTGCCGATTATTTTGCCCCGCAAAGCTTTGCGGCAAAAAGCTCTGATACCGCAGAACAAATTCAACCGTAGGGTTTAGATTACAACTCGGAGTAAAATAAACTATAAAGCACTCAGCATTAATCTAAAATGGGCTTCCAATCCCACCATTCATGCATACCATCTTGACGTTCTGACTGCGTGCGATACACACCCCAATGCACCTTATAGCTGCCATCAATTTGAAATTGAAATGCCTCCATCAAGGGCGGCACTTTAAATAGGTTTTCAGCATTACCGTCAACCGCTAACACCACAGCGACATCCGGATCGACATGATGTACAACACCGGATGCTTTTTTCTCGTGCATGAGCGTGGTTTTATCAAGATCAAAGTATTGAATACATACTTCCAGTGGCTGGCCTTTTAAATCGTCTAAATTCATGATGTATCTGTTTTGAAAACCTAGGCCGTCAGTTCTGCATGAATATTCGATAATGCAGTCATAGGTTCTTTTGCTTGAGTAATCGGCCGTCCGATCACTAAATAATCAGCACCATTCGCCACCGCCCTGCTTGGCGTCATAATACGCTGCTGATCGTCTGTGCTTGAGCCTTGTGGGCGAATACCGGGGGTGACCGTGACAAAATCATCACCGCAGAGCTGCTTGATTGTTGCCGCCTCTAAGGCTGAACACACCACCCCATCAGCGCCTGCCTTAGCCGCAAGCTGAGCAAGCTTTGCAACCTGCTCGGCAGCTGTTGGCAAACCGAGTTCGTCTAAGTCGTCTTGGCTCATAGACGTAAGCACGGTGACGGCAATCAATAGTGGTGCTTTATCGCCATAAGGCTTTAAGGCCTCTTTCGCCGCGCTAATCATTTTACTGCCGCCTGAAGCGTGCACATTCACCATCCATACACCCAGCTCTGCAGCACTGGCTACGGCTTTTGCCACGGTGTTTGGAATATCGTGAAATTTTAAATCTAAAAATATATCAAAGCCTTTGGCCTGCAGCTGCCGCACTAAATCTGGACCAAAACGGGTAAACAACTCCTTGCCAACTTTCAGCCTGCACTGGCTCGGATCAAGCTGATCAACCAGCTGATACATCACATCAATATCGTCGAAGTCTAACGCGATGAGTATGTTTTTATCTTTCATATTAACCTTAAAAATTTAGTCGCCATCAACGCCACGTTGACGACGGATAGTATCCCAACCATGACACTGTGGGCACTGCCAGTGTAATTGCTTGCCAGCAAAGCCGCATTGTCGACATTGATAATCGGCCTTATCTTTTAATACATCTTTTACGATTCTGTGAATCAGCTGTATATTTTGCCGACTCACATCTTTAATACCTTCTTTTTCAGACCAGTTAAATTGTCGATAGGCATCAAAATAATAATTTAAACCGCGCAAGGTGGGACGCTTTCTTACCGCGGCATCTAAAAACGCATAGGCCTGCTCTGCATCTCGCGATGACAGTGCTAAAAATAGGCTTTTATCTAGCGCGACCGATGAATATTGCGACTGCCATTGCTGCAGCAGCTCAATTTTCTGTTCGCTATCGGGCGCCAAATAGTCATCGAGCATCGGCAGTGCTTCAACCAGCAATGAGGCATCTTGCGACGGCAGTAAAGACAGATGTTGTAGTGCAGCGGCGTTATTTTGCCGCTCAAAATTGAGCTGCGCCAGTAATAATGTTGCACGCGCACATTCTGGATGCGCTAGCAATGCCTGATTCAAGGCTGACTCTGCTTGTAAAAAGGCATCGTCTTTTAGAGCGGCAGACGCTATCTCACAATAAAACTGCGCTATTTCTACCTGACGCCTGCCTGCCACCAAGGTTTTATCGTTAATCGCTATCCGGTCGTGAGGATACAGCTGCTCTGCAATTAAGATCGCTTTGCGCCACTCTTTCTCAAGCTGATAAACCTGCAGTAGCAATGCTAAGGCGGTTTGTTCGCTTTCTTTCGAACTATTGACCACATTAATCAGCAAGCGCTCTGCACGATCAAGCAAACCCGCTTTGATATAGTCTCTTGCCAACTCGGTGGTTGCGGTTCGAATTTGACTGGAATTCAGCTTGGCCCGCTTGGCATGGCTGAGTAAATTATTATGAATAACAATCGCCCGATCAACTTCACCTTTGCGGCGCAGCATATTAGCCAAGGCATTATGTAACTCAAAATTTGTGCGATTGACCTGCCATTCACTGACCAATGACTCAATCGTATGGTCTGTTTGTTCATTCAGTAGAAACTGCAGGCCTTTAAAATATGACTCACGCCAGGCGCGGTATTTGAATTTTTTTAGCCATAGCTGCGGTGGAAAGCTTGCGAGCAGCCAGCCTAGCGCCAGCGCCAGAAAAAGAAAAAAGAATAAACTCAGTGAATAGCCGCTATCTGGCATTGCTATTTATAAGCCAGCGCGCTTTAAATCAATTCGGGCTTTATTCAGCTGTTTGCGGTAATGCATGACCCAGCCAAACGCAGCCACGATACCGCTTAAGCCGCCGGCAATAAAGCTGAGTATCAAGGCCAGTTCAACCGGCACCTGATTTAGCTGAATAAACAAGAGATCAAGATCTAAGAGCTGATGATTAGCAAGAGTAAAGAACACCACGTAAGCGGCAAGGGCAAGAGCAATAAGCGCGAATAGTATACGGCGTATCAACTGCTGCATGGCATCTTAATCATTAATAGAAGCATTCACGCGTTCGCGCATTTCTTTGCCGGGTTTGAAGTGTGGCACGTATTTACCGTCTAACTGTACTGACTCGCCAGTTTTAGGGTTGCGGCCTTTGCGCGGCGCACGGTAGTGCAGTGAGAAGCTGCCAAAGCCACGAATTTCGATACGTTGGCCATCTGCTAGGGCGTCTGACATTTGTTCTAGGATAGTTTTCACTGCCAGCTCGACGTCTTTCGGCGATAATTGTGGCTGCATCTCAGCAATGCGCTCAATCAACTCAGACTTTGTCATCAGAAAAACCCTATTATTCTCAATATCTTAACCCTTAAAAACGGATAATAGACCAAGCGTTTCGGCAAATCTAGCCTTTAAACGAAAAAAGCCGCACTGGTGTGCGGCTTTTTAGAGACGGTAATAAAATGTATAAATAACAGAAGGTTATTTATCCATTTCCTGCTTGATCAAATCACCGATGGTCGTCGCTGAAATATTTTCAGATTCTTTCTCTTTCTGTGCTTTTAATGCTTCTTTTTCATCAGCAATTTCAAGCGCCTTGATTGAGACTTGAACCGTGCGGTTTTTACGATCAACGTTAACAATCTTAACTTCAATCTCATCACCCGCAGTTAATACGCTGCGAGCATCTTCAGTACGCTCGCGCGCAATGTCTTGAACTTTCAAGATCGCTTCAACTTCATCAGCTAGGGTGATAATCGCGGCTTTTTCATCAACTTCTTTGATGGTGCCTTTAACAACGCTGCCTTTATCGTTGGCATCGGTGTAGCTACCAAATGGGTCATCTGCTAATTGCTTAATGCCTAAAGAGATGCGCTCACGCTCTGAGTCAACCGATAAGATAACGGTGTCAATCTCGTCACCTTTCTTGAATTGACGCACAGCTTCTTCGCCCGCTTCGTTCCAAGAGATGTCTGATAAGTGCACAAGGCCATCAATGTTGCCATCAAGACCGATGAAGATACCGAAATCGGTAATCGACTTGATCGTACCTGAAACTTTATCGCCTTTTTCGAATTTACCAGCAAACTCATCCCAAGGGTTAGCTTGACACTGTTTGATACCCAGTGAAATACGACGACGCTCTTCATCAATCTCAAGCACCATCACTTCAACTTCGTCACCTAAAGAAACAACTTTCGATGGGTGAACGTTTTTGTTGGTCCAATCCATTTCAGAAACGTGAACAAGACCTTCGATGCCCTCTTCAAGCTCTGCAAAGCAGCCGTAATCGGTCAGATTGGTAACAACAGCTTTCGTTCTCGCACCGATTGGGTAACGATCTTGTACATCAACCCAAGGATCAGAGCCTAACTGCTTAAGACCTAGTGATACACGGTTCTTTTCTTTGTCAAACTTAAGAACGCGAACGTCAATTTCATCACCCACAGCAACAATTTCTGATGGGTGCTTGATGCGCTTCCAAGACATGTCAGTGATGTGAAGAAGACCGTCAACACCACCAAGGTCAACAAAGGCACCATAGTCGGTAAGGTTTTTCACAATACCTTTAGCCACTTGACCCTCTTCAAGGGTAGCAAGTAACTGCTCACGCTCTTCAGAGTTTGCTTGCTCAAGTACAGCGCGACGAGAAACAACAACGTTGTTGCGCTTGCTGTCTAGTTTGATCACTTTAAATTCGAGAGTTTTGCCTTCAAGGTGGTTGGTGTCGCGAATTGGGCGAACATCAACTAATGAACCCGGTAAGAAAGCGCGAATTGTTTTCACGTCTACAGTGAAACCGCCTTTCACCTTACCAGAGATCAGACCCATCACGACTTCGTCGTTTTCATTGGCTTTTTCTAGCTCTTTCCAAGCTTCAGCACGCTTAGCTTTTTCGCGTGAAAGCTTGGTTTCACCGAAACCGTCTTCTACGGCTTCTAAAGAAACTTGTACTTCATCACCAATTTGAACCGATACATCACCGTTCTCATCGATAAATTGGGTTTTTGGGATAACGCCTTCAGATTTAAGGCCAGCGTGAACGGTTACGAAATCACCGTCAACATCAACCACGATGCCGGTTACAATTGCGCCGGGTTGCATTTCTAGAGTTTGTAAACTCTGCTCAAAGAGTTCCGCGAAAGATTCGCTCATGTGTCACCTACTATGGGTTCACCGTATATCCTGACCTTATACGGGGTTAGTTTTTTAATGAATAGCCGTTTAACTGGATCAGGTTTGGCGTCAAACCACTATTCAAATTCTGTTGCAGATTCTTTTAGCTGCAATCTTTTAGCTACAATTTTTAGCTACTTCGGCTTAAGGAAAGCTAGGGTAATAGCGCTAAAATTTTTGCCAGCACTTGATCAATGCTTAACTCAGTGGAATCAATGACCACCGCATCATCCGCTGGCTTTAGAGGCGCTACTTCGCGATTCATATCACGTGCATCGCGCGCTTGTATATCCTCTAAAATGGCGCGGAGATTAACCGAATTACCGGCCTCCGTCAACTGTTTATAACGACGATTGGCGCGCTCTTCAGCCGATGCCGTTAAATACACTTTTATTGGTGCGTCGGGGAACACTATCGTGCCCATATCTCTGCCGTCGGCAACCAAGCCTTTATCGCTTGCAAAAGCGCGCTGACGCAGCAATAAGGCCTCTCTTACCGCAGCAATCGGTGCCACTCTTGAAGCCGCTGCGCCGCCTTCTTCTGTGCGCAACTGGGCAGTCACTTCCTCACCGTCAAGCAAGGTTAATAAGACCTCGCCATCTAGCTTGAATTCGATATCTAAGTTGCGGGCTAATTCGGCCACCGCAGCAACGTCTTCAAACGCAATCCCAGACTTTAAACAAGCCAAACCACACAAACGGTAAATGGCACCACTATCTAAAAATGCCCAGCCCAGCTGCTTTGCTAGCCGCTGGCTAACAGTACCTTTACCAGCGCCTGAGGGGCCATCGATTGTGATCAGTTTTTTGTCTAATGCCATGATTTTGCGCACCAGCACAGCCTGTGATTGATCATTGCTGATTAACCACTTAAGAAGTGTAGGTGAATTCTCCGTGATTGCTTAGCCTGAATGGGTGAAAAAGGCGCGCATTTTAAACTACTTTTGTGATTTATAGAAATCCACGGCTTCTGCAATCGCACTATCGATGCCGTCGAGCTCCCAACCTAGCTCATCAACGGCTTTTTGATGTGACAGCGGCCAGGTTTGATACATCAGCTTGACAGAATTATGGGTGAGTACCGAATCTTTGCGCAACAGGCGCATCAGCGACTCAACCAAAAACACCAATGCCGATACTAAAGGCGTTGGGCAAGCAAACCAGGGTGGTCGACGGCCAGCATAGGCGGCGGCTTTGCTAAACAGCTCTTGGTTGCTCATAAAACGGTCTGAAATAATATAGCGCTCGCCTGGGCGACCTTTTTGCGCCGCCAAGATAAGGGCTCTGGCAGCATCTTTCACATTGACCACTTCAGAGGCCGCATTTAGATACACGGGCGCCCTACCCAGCGCCACTTGCTTAATCAAATTACCGTGTGGCGTCGGCTGAACATCTTGATCGCCGTAGGTATTTGACACACAGCAGGCAATCGCCGGAAAGCCTTCTTCTTTTGCTGCCAAAAGTAAATAATGTTCTGCTAAACAACGACTTCGCATATATTCAGTGAATAGCGAAGCGGTATCTGGATAACAGTCCTCATTGGCGACAGCCTCATTTTCGGCGCGGCCGATAGTCAGCAAAGAGCTTGTTAGGACAAAACGCTGAATATGGGCTTTCTTAGCC contains the following coding sequences:
- the rpsA gene encoding 30S ribosomal protein S1 yields the protein MSESFAELFEQSLQTLEMQPGAIVTGIVVDVDGDFVTVHAGLKSEGVIPKTQFIDENGDVSVQIGDEVQVSLEAVEDGFGETKLSREKAKRAEAWKELEKANENDEVVMGLISGKVKGGFTVDVKTIRAFLPGSLVDVRPIRDTNHLEGKTLEFKVIKLDSKRNNVVVSRRAVLEQANSEEREQLLATLEEGQVAKGIVKNLTDYGAFVDLGGVDGLLHITDMSWKRIKHPSEIVAVGDEIDVRVLKFDKEKNRVSLGLKQLGSDPWVDVQDRYPIGARTKAVVTNLTDYGCFAELEEGIEGLVHVSEMDWTNKNVHPSKVVSLGDEVEVMVLEIDEERRRISLGIKQCQANPWDEFAGKFEKGDKVSGTIKSITDFGIFIGLDGNIDGLVHLSDISWNEAGEEAVRQFKKGDEIDTVILSVDSERERISLGIKQLADDPFGSYTDANDKGSVVKGTIKEVDEKAAIITLADEVEAILKVQDIARERTEDARSVLTAGDEIEVKIVNVDRKNRTVQVSIKALEIADEKEALKAQKEKESENISATTIGDLIKQEMDK
- a CDS encoding NAD-dependent epimerase/dehydratase family protein; the protein is MSYQINKALVIGASGFVGAHLVRELIKQNIAVRIMVRATSDISMLDGLSFETSFGDVSDTDSMVNAMQGCDTVFHSAVNTGAWLTDSGPLYQTNVLGVINAIAAAKKAHIQRFVLTSSLLTIGRAENEAVANEDCYPDTASLFTEYMRSRCLAEHYLLLAAKEEGFPAIACCVSNTYGDQDVQPTPHGNLIKQVALGRAPVYLNAASEVVNVKDAARALILAAQKGRPGERYIISDRFMSNQELFSKAAAYAGRRPPWFACPTPLVSALVFLVESLMRLLRKDSVLTHNSVKLMYQTWPLSHQKAVDELGWELDGIDSAIAEAVDFYKSQK
- a CDS encoding LapA family protein, which gives rise to MQQLIRRILFALIALALAAYVVFFTLANHQLLDLDLLFIQLNQVPVELALILSFIAGGLSGIVAAFGWVMHYRKQLNKARIDLKRAGL
- the cmk gene encoding (d)CMP kinase yields the protein MALDKKLITIDGPSGAGKGTVSQRLAKQLGWAFLDSGAIYRLCGLACLKSGIAFEDVAAVAELARNLDIEFKLDGEVLLTLLDGEEVTAQLRTEEGGAAASRVAPIAAVREALLLRQRAFASDKGLVADGRDMGTIVFPDAPIKVYLTASAEERANRRYKQLTEAGNSVNLRAILEDIQARDARDMNREVAPLKPADDAVVIDSTELSIDQVLAKILALLP
- a CDS encoding aromatic ring-hydroxylating dioxygenase subunit alpha encodes the protein LNIVPKPGHGVAVRLLPDNAPLQQRIAGMDGLTMYDAETIEYMQTQHAEVEQRLGKLRARLKPLCYSVYPNLSLLWPNSTLRVSHPRGAGKTEYWSWWVVDKDIPDAIKLKLQKNYTFLFGPGGLLEQEDSEAWSQQYIGNCTDYADDQHLFFGLGAGEEYPHPELPGMAGNIVNEFYAREFYTRWRHELEQGMQSDQSHDALLAFNRLD
- the pyrF gene encoding orotidine-5'-phosphate decarboxylase, which encodes MKDKNILIALDFDDIDVMYQLVDQLDPSQCRLKVGKELFTRFGPDLVRQLQAKGFDIFLDLKFHDIPNTVAKAVASAAELGVWMVNVHASGGSKMISAAKEALKPYGDKAPLLIAVTVLTSMSQDDLDELGLPTAAEQVAKLAQLAAKAGADGVVCSALEAATIKQLCGDDFVTVTPGIRPQGSSTDDQQRIMTPSRAVANGADYLVIGRPITQAKEPMTALSNIHAELTA
- the ihfB gene encoding integration host factor subunit beta, translating into MTKSELIERIAEMQPQLSPKDVELAVKTILEQMSDALADGQRIEIRGFGSFSLHYRAPRKGRNPKTGESVQLDGKYVPHFKPGKEMRERVNASIND